One part of the Aliivibrio fischeri ATCC 7744 = JCM 18803 = DSM 507 genome encodes these proteins:
- a CDS encoding GNAT family N-acetyltransferase: protein MKYRIVDISSEHDNDICYIIKNVGVEFGAVGEGFGPSDDEVLEMSAHYNPKEKSKYLILLLNDRVVGGCGLSPFNNSETVCELKKLFLLPEARGRGFGKTIAGKILKFAKEVGYTQCYLDTLSSMKSAIFLYEDLGFKRLSKPLDGTEHNGCDVWMLKNLTECEIK from the coding sequence ATGAAATATCGAATCGTAGATATATCTAGTGAGCACGATAATGACATTTGCTACATCATTAAAAATGTAGGTGTCGAATTCGGTGCTGTTGGAGAAGGATTTGGACCTAGTGATGACGAAGTGTTAGAAATGAGTGCTCACTATAATCCAAAAGAAAAAAGTAAATATCTTATCCTACTACTTAATGACAGAGTGGTGGGAGGTTGCGGTTTATCGCCATTTAATAACAGTGAAACGGTCTGTGAATTGAAAAAATTGTTTCTCCTACCAGAAGCAAGAGGACGTGGGTTTGGTAAAACCATTGCGGGGAAAATCTTAAAGTTTGCAAAAGAAGTTGGGTATACCCAATGTTACCTAGATACGCTATCCAGTATGAAGTCTGCGATCTTTCTTTATGAAGATTTAGGCTTTAAGCGTTTATCTAAGCCTCTTGATGGAACTGAACACAATGGATGTGATGTTTGGATGCTCAAGAATTTGACAGAGTGTGAAATAAAATAG
- a CDS encoding 5'-methylthioadenosine/S-adenosylhomocysteine nucleosidase, with product MQYLRYFLASLFTIVSFSLAAAPKPIVLQGAMDVEVNYMVEQLQNKQEVTFGSWTFWTGTIDDYPVIVSRTEVGIANASASTTLAIEKFSPGMIINQGTSGGHDPELYRGDIVLAVKSFNMGANRSEFSKVEEGIQPEKWKNFTVTMRLREDNKFAEHDAFYSTPELVDFAYKNVKHPAQGKVVKGVIGTADEWNREVARINWLHKTYQTAAEEMESSSAALVAEAYKVPFIGIRILSNTDLHNQDFDPATAITNQKYVIDFVKQWIAKQK from the coding sequence ATGCAGTACCTTCGTTATTTTCTTGCTAGTTTATTTACGATTGTTTCGTTTTCTTTAGCTGCAGCACCAAAGCCTATTGTTTTACAAGGTGCCATGGATGTTGAAGTTAACTATATGGTTGAGCAGTTACAAAATAAACAAGAGGTAACTTTTGGCTCTTGGACGTTTTGGACTGGAACTATTGATGATTACCCAGTCATTGTATCAAGAACGGAAGTGGGTATTGCTAATGCATCAGCATCAACAACTCTAGCTATTGAGAAGTTTTCACCAGGCATGATTATCAACCAAGGAACTTCTGGTGGTCATGATCCAGAGCTTTACCGTGGCGATATTGTTTTAGCCGTTAAGAGCTTCAATATGGGAGCAAATCGCTCTGAATTCTCTAAAGTAGAAGAGGGGATTCAACCTGAAAAATGGAAAAACTTCACAGTAACAATGCGATTAAGAGAAGATAATAAGTTTGCTGAGCATGACGCATTTTATTCAACGCCAGAGTTAGTGGATTTTGCTTATAAGAATGTAAAGCATCCGGCTCAAGGCAAAGTGGTTAAAGGCGTGATTGGTACCGCTGATGAATGGAACCGAGAAGTTGCTCGAATTAATTGGCTACACAAAACCTACCAAACTGCGGCAGAAGAGATGGAGAGCTCATCAGCAGCATTAGTTGCAGAGGCTTATAAAGTACCATTTATCGGTATTCGAATCTTATCGAACACAGATTTACATAATCAAGATTTTGATCCTGCAACGGCAATTACTAACCAAAAATACGTAATTGATTTTGTTAAGCAGTGGATTGCGAAGCAAAAATAA